The Egibacteraceae bacterium genomic sequence CCGGGAGAACCAGGACCTGGTGCTCCAGCGCTTCGGGAAGGCCCTGGACGAGGACGAGCAGGAGGCGACCGAGATGTTCTTCGGCGCGGGATTCATCGACGACCAGTGGCGGGTGGGCTTCTACGTGGCGGACGCGCTGGTCGCCAGCCTCGACGCGGGTGTCGACGAGCTGGTGCGGTTGAGCGTCGAGGACGGGCGGGAGGCGATCCGCACCGCCCTGGACACGCTGCGGTGAAGAACGTGCTGGTCGCCGGCGTCGGGCAGGTCCTGCGCGGCGACGACGGGTTCGGCGTCGAGGCGGTCCGCCGGCTCGTGCACATGGACCTCGGCGAGACCGTGCGGGTCATCGAGACGGGCACGGGCGGTATCAACCTGGTCATGGCGCTGTACGACCCGACCGACGTGCTGATCGTGCTCGACGCGGTCGACCACGGCCGGCCACCCGGGACGGTGATGGTGATCGAACCCGAGGTCGCGGTGGTCGAGGACATGCCGGACCTGGAGCGCTGGGACTTCCTCTCCGACATGCACTACACGAAGCCGGAGAGCGCGTTCATGCTCGCCAGGGCGCTCGGTGTGCTGCCCGAGCGCTTCCTGCTCGTGGGCTGCCAGCCGCAGGAGACCGACGTCCTCGAGGTGGGGCTCTCCCACGTCGTCAGCGAGGCCGTCGACGTGGCGGTCACCGAGGTCTGCCGCATCCTCGACGAGGTGCGTGCGGAAGTGGCATGACCGGCGAGCAGAGGTAGGGTGCCCCTATGACTGATCCCGGGCAGTGCCCGCAGTGCGGCCGCGTGGCCGAGCCCGACGATCGCCGCACGGCCCAGATCGCCGAGCTGTCGTTCCGGCCGTTCCTGTGCGACCGGCCACCGGCGAGCTTCACCGACCACCCCTTCCCGGTGCGCTGGCTGGAGTCACAGGTCCCGGACCCCGACGAGCTGCAGGGGTTCATGGAGCGGTTCGTGCGCGTGCGCGGACCGTTGCCCGAGGGCAGCGCCATCGCGGAGGCCTTCGGCGAGATCGACCCGATCCACGCGTGGATCGAGAACGAACCGTCGCAGGACGGCATCCGCGTGCTGATCCGCCTGTAGTCCCCACCCGCACCCAGAGGAGGCGCCATGGTTGCTACCGGGCTCCACATCCCGTCGGTCGAGGAAGCAGCCAACATGCTGCGGCGGGGCGGGTATCTCGCCGACGCCGCGACCGCCACGACCGTCTACCTCGCCGCTCGCCTGCGCAAGCCGTTGCTCCTCGAGGGTCCGGCCGGCACCGGCAAGACCGAGCTGGCGCTGGCGCTGGCGCAGGCCACCGGTGCCCGGCTGATACGCCTGCAGTGCTACGAGGGTCTCGACGAGACCAAGGTGCTGTACGAGTGGAACTACCGCAAGCAGCTCCTCGGCCTGCAGGCCGCGACGGCCAACGGCGAGGACGGCGGGAGCCCGTTGGACGACGTCTTCAGCGAGCCGTTCCTGTTGTCGCGTCCGGTGCTCGATGCGATCCGTTCGTCGGAGCCGGTCGTGCTCCTGATCGACGAGGTCGACCGCATCGAGATGGAGACGGAGGCGCTGCTGCTGGAGGTGCTGTCGGACTTCCAGGTCACCATCCCCGAGCTTGGGCTGATCACCGCCCACAGCCAGCCCCTGACCATCCTGACGTCGAACGCGACCCGGGAGCTGTCCGAGGCGCTCAAGCGCCGGTGCCTGTACCAGTGGATGGACTACCCCACCCCCGACCGCGAGCGTGCCATCGTGCTGTCGCGGGTGCCCGGCATCACCGAGACGCTCGCGCAGCAGGTGGTGCGCACGGTGCAGGCCATCCGCGGCCTGGAGCTGAAGAAGGCCCCGTCCATCGCCGAGACGCTCGACTGGGCGGCGACGCTCGTCGACCTCGGGCTCACCCCGGCGGACCGCGATGCGCTGGAGCGCACCGGCGGCACGCTGCTGAAGCACCGCAGCGACCAGGCGACGGTGCTGCGCGAGCTCGACGAGGGCTCCGGTGGCTGAGACCCGGACAGCCGGGCTGGGCGAGCACGTCGTCGCCTTCGCCCGCGAACTGCGGGCCGCGGGGATCGCGGTGTCGGCCCCCGAGATCAGCGATGCCCTGGTGGCCCTGCCCGCCGTGCCGCTGGAGCACCGGGAGGTGGTCCGCGCCGCGCTCGCCGCCGTGCTCTGCAAGGAGCCGGCGCTGCGGCCGCGCTTCGATCGCATCTTCGACCTCTACTTCCCGATGCGGTCACCGCGGCAGGGCCGTGCCGAGAGCAGGAGACGCGGTGGGGGAGACCCCAGCCAGGAGCTCACGGAGGCCCTGCGATCCGGCGACCGGGAGCGGCTGCGCGAGATGGCCCAGGAGCGGGTCGAGGAGCACGGTGACGAGTCCGACGCGAACCTCAGCGAGGACGCCGCGGTGTTCCGGGCGCTGCGGGGGCTGAACCTCGACGCCATCATGCAGCAGCTCTACGACGACGAGGTCTCGGGCCAGGGGCTCACGGCCCTGGAGCGCCGTGCGATCACGGAGGACATCGGCGACCGCATGGAGGCCTTCCGTGACATGCTCACCGACGAGATCTTCTCGGACATGCTGGGGGTCCTGAGCCCGGAGGAGCTGGCGGGCCGCAACCGCCGTCCCCCACCGGATGAGATCGACTTCCTCTGGGCCAGCCAGTCCGACGTCGAGCGCATGCGCACCGCCCTGGCCCCCTTGGCCCGCAAGCTGACCCAGAGCCTGTCCCACCGTCGCCGCCGCGCCCGCCGGGGCCGGCTCGACATGCGACGGACGATCCGCTCGTCGCTGTCGACGGGCGGCGTGCTCGTCGAGCCGCGGTTCCGCCGTCCGATCGCCGGCAAGCCGGAGATCGTGCTGCTGTGCGACATCTCCGGGTCCATGCGGGCGTTCGCGAAGTTCACGCTTGAGCTGACCTACGGGCTCGCCACGCAGTTCCAGCGGGTGCGCACGTTCGTCTTCGTCGATGCCGTGGACGAGGTCACGTCCATGCTCCAGACGGCGGGCTCCTTCCCGGCCGCGCTCGCCCGGGTCGAAGCCGAGGCCGAGGTGGTCACCACGGACGGCCAGTCCTGGTACGGCAACTGCATGGAGCAGTTCTGGCAGCGCGTCGGCCGGGAGATCGCTCCGCGCACGACGGTCCTGGTCGTGGGCGACGCCCGCGGGAACTTCCGCAGCACCGGCGTGGAGTACCTGCAGCGCGTCGCCGACCGCGCCCGCAGCCTGTACTGGCTCAACCCCGAGCCGCGCGCCCACTGGGACACGGGAGACTCGGTCATGAGCCAGTTCGCGCCGGCATGCGACGAGGTGGTGGAGGTCCGCACGCTCGCCCAGCTCGAGGCCTTCGTCGCGAGGGCGCTGTGAGTGAGCTGCGCGTGGTCGTCACCTTCCCCGAGGGTGACTACGACGTCGAGGAGCAGACGACGATCCTGAACGAGCTGCAGAAGGTGCTGAAGGACCAGATGGGCCTGCAGCAGCGCCTGAGCCGCCTGCCGCAGCTGTCGCTGCCGAGCGGGCCCAAGAAGGTCGAGCCGCGCCTGACGCCGACCCCGCAGCAGACCGAGGAGGTGGCCCTGCGGGTGTTCCTCCTCGAGTTCCCCGACGCGGCGGCCTGCGCCAGTGCCCTGCGCGCGGTCGGCGGCTGGTACATGCGCCACCCCGGCCTGTCGCTGAGCTTCAAGGCCGACGGGCCCGCCGGGGGGGTCAACCTGCGACTGAAGAACTTCTCCATGGTCGCCTTCGCGCGCGCCGTGTCGCAGATCACCGAGCTCATGGAGGAGCCCGACCCCCAAGACAGCTAGTGGCCCGGCCGCCTCAGCAGATGCGGGGGAGGGGGTCGCCGACCAGGACGTCGACGATGCGGGTCCCGCCGAAGGTGGTCTTCAGCAGCACCAGGCCGGGGGGATCGTCGCTGATCGAACCGATCACCGCAGCGCCCTTGCCGAGGGGGTGGGCGTGCAGGGCCTCCAGGGCGGCGTCCGCCTCGGCGCCGTCGATGACGAGGACCATGCGACCCTCGCAGGCGACGTAGAGCGCGTCGATGCCGAGGATCTCCGTGGCGCCGAAGACGTCGGGGCGCATCGGGACCTTGCCTTCGTCGAGCACCGCGGCTATCTGCGAGGCCTGCGCGATCTCGTTCAGGACCGTCGCCACGCCCCCGCGCGTGGCGTCGCGCATGCAGCGCACGCCGGTGGTGGCGTCGAGCAGCCGGTCGATCAGCTCGTGCAGGGGGGCGGTGTCGGAGACGACGTCGGACTCGATCTCCAGCTCCCCGCGGGCGAGCATGACCGTCACGCCGTGCTCGCCGATGGGTCCGGACACGATGATCGTGTCGCCCGGCTGGGCGCTCGCGGCCGACAGGTTCAGGTCCCGCTCGAGCAAGCCGATGCCGGAGGTGTTGATGTAGCAGCCGTCGCCCTTGCCGCGGGGGACGACCTTGGTGTCCCCGGTGACGATCTGCACACCCGCCGCGGCCGCGGCGGTCGCCATGGTCTCCACGATCCGCCGCAGGTCCGCGATCGGGAAGCCCTCCTCCAGGATGAACCCGGCGGACAGGCTGAGCGGGCGGGCGCCGGAGACCGCGAGGTCGTTGACCGTTCCGTTGACCGCCAGGTCGCCGATGTTGCCGCCCGGGAAGAACAGCGGCGAGACCACGAAGGAGTCCGTGGTGAACGCCAGCCGGGTGCCGCCCACGTCCAGCATCGCCTGGTCTTCCATGCGCTCCAGGGTCGGGTTGCGGAAGCTCTCCAGGAACAGCGCGTCGATCAGGGTCTGGGTGGCTTTGCCGCCCGCCCCGTGCGACATGGTGATGCGCTCCTCCTTGATCCGCGCCTTGCGGGCCCGTGCGCGCTCGATCTTCTGGTGCACCTGCTCCTCGCGGGAGAGGTGCGCCTCACCGGGGGCGTGCGGCGCGAGCTCGTGGAACTCCTCGTGCTCGCGCAGGGCCTCCTCGGCCCAGTCCGCGGAACGCGCCCCGTCGTCGTCGGGGGGGACGCCGGGAGCGGCGGCTTGGTCGGTCATGTCCCGGTCGCCTCCCGGACGCGCTCGCGGGTGAACCGTCCGAAGTTGTAGTAGGCCGCGCAGGCGCCCTCGCTGGACACCATGCAGGTGCCGATCGGGGTCTCGGGGGTGCAGGCCGTGCCGAACACCTTGCACTCCCACGGCTTGAGCACGCCCTTCAGGACCTCGCCGCACTGGCAGGCCTTGGGGTCGGCCACGCGCACGCCCGGGACGTCGAAGACGCGTTCGGCGTCGAAGGCGGCGTACTCCTCGCGGACCTGCATCGCCGACTGGGAGATGAAGCCCAGGCCGCGCCACTCGAAGTAGGGCCGCAGCTCCATCGTCTGGCCGATGACCTTCAGCGCCGCGCGGTTGCCGTCCCACGGGACGACGCGGCTGTATTGGTTCTCGACCTCTGAGCGCCCTTCCTGCAGCTGCTTGAGGATCATGTAGACGCCCTGGAGGATGTCCAGCGGCTCGAAGCCCGAGGTCACGATGGGCTTGCCGTAGTCCCGGGCGATGAACTCGTAGGGCCGGCAGCCGATCACCGTGGAGACGTGCCCCGGCCCGATGAAGCCGTCCAGGCGCAGGTCCGGCGAGTCCAGGATCGCTTTGATCGCCGGGATGATCGTGACGTGGTTGCAGAAGATCGAGAAGTTCTCGAGGCCCTCGGCGGCCGCACGCAGCACCGTCGCCGCGGTGGACGGGGCGGTCGTCTCGAAGCCGATCGCCATGAACACGACCCGCTTGTCGGGGTTGTTGCGGGCGATCTTCAGCGCGTCCAGCGGCGAGTAGACCATGCGGATGTCCGCGCCGGCGGCGTTGGAGTCGAAGAACGATCCCCGGCCCCCGGGCACGCGCATCATGTCGCCGAAGGACGTCATGATGACGTCGTCGGACTCGGCGATCGCGATCGCGTCGTCGACGCGTCCCATGGGGATGACGCACACCGGACAGCCGGGTCCGTGGATCAGGGACACGTTCTCCGGGAGGTAGTCCTCGAGGCCGTGGCGGTAGATCGTGTGGGTGTGCCCCCCGCACACCTCCATGAACTTGTACTCGCGGGAGCCCGCAAGCTCGGCGATCTCCTTGGACAGCCGCTTCGCGATGTCCGCGTCGCGGTACTCGTCGACGAACTTCATGGTGTCGCTCCTAGGCCTTCGAGGGCGGTCTGGGTCAGTTCCCACAGGACGTGGTACAGGGTCGTCTGGGCCTCCTGGATGCGGTGCACCGAGGTGGAGGGCACCACGAAGAGGAAATCGATGTTGTCGGCCTCGGCCATCTGTCCGCCGTCGTAGCCCGCCAGGCCCACGGAGATGAGCCCGCGACGCGAGGCCTCGTCGAAGGCGCGGAGCACGTTGGTCGACCCGCCCGACGTCGACAGCCCGACGGCGATGTCGCCGGGGCGCCCGAACGCCGCGATCTGGCGGGCGTACACGACGTCGAAGCTCACGTCGTTGGACAGCGCGGTGAGGACCGCGATGTCACCGGTGAGCGACAGCGCCGGCAGGGGGCGGTCGGGGGGACCGGGGTGCAGGAACGTGTTGACCACGTCTTGGGCATCGGTGCTCGACCCGCCGTTGCCGAAGGCGAAGAGCTTGCGGCCCGCGACGAAGGAGGCGGCCATCGCCTCGGCGCAGTCGACCAGCCGATCGGCGTGCAGCTCGAAGACCTCCTCGCGCAGCGCGACGATCTCCGCCGCCTTCTCGGCGGTGGACCGGCGCGCCTCCGTCAGCACGGCGTCGACGTTCGATGCGTCGGCGTACAGGAACGGGTAGAGCGACTCGAAACCGCCCGGGGTGTCGTTGGCCATGATCAGTCCGCCAAGCGAACGATGGCTTCCTTCGCGTGCACGAGGATGCGCGCGCCGACCTCGGCGTCGACGAGCATCACGCTCACCTCCTCGATGCCCGCGCCCGTGTCCACCCGGGCCAGGCCATCGTCCAGCAGCTCCACGATCGTGACCTCGACGGCCTCGTCCGAGCAGGTGATGCAGACCTCCCCGTAGCACTCCGGCACGGGGGGAGTCAGCTGGGTGCCGAACGGGACCGGGTCGCTCATCGCAGCACCTCGGGGCTCAGGACACCGGGCTGCTCGAAGAACACGTGCACGAGCTCCCAGAGGACGTGGTAGAGCGTCACGTGCACCTCCTTGATGATCCTCGGGTCGTCGGAGTGGGCGATGAGCACGTGGTCGACCGCGGCGTCGGCGGCGATCGCGCCGCCGTCACCGCCCGCCAGCGCGACGGTGAGCATGCCCCGCTCCTTGGCCACCTGGAAGCCGCGCAGCACGTTGGCGCAGTGCCCGTCGGAGGAGACGCCGAGCGCGATGTCGTCGGGGTTGGCCAGGTAGCGCAGCTGGTGGGCGAACACCTCGGCGAACCCCTCGCGGTTGGCGACCCCGGTGATCGTGGCCACGTCGCTGGTCAGGGAGATCCCCGGCAGGGCGCGCTTGCCGACCAGCACCGGATGGACGAACTCCACGGCGACGTGCTGCGCGTCCGAGGTGGTCCCGCCGTTGCCGAAGCCGACCAGCTTGCCCCCGCGGTGGAAGCGCTCCGCCATGGCGTGGCACGCGCGGGCCACCCGTTCGGCGTCGGCCGCCACCGCCTCGCCCGGCGCCCGGCGCCGCGCGCGGGCCGCGTCGACCGCCGACCGCACCGCCGCCGTCGACTGCTGGCTCACGACACGCCCCCTACTCGATGTCGCTGGTGGCGAGGTCGGACAGCTCCTCCTCGTACA encodes the following:
- a CDS encoding hydrogenase maturation protease, giving the protein MKNVLVAGVGQVLRGDDGFGVEAVRRLVHMDLGETVRVIETGTGGINLVMALYDPTDVLIVLDAVDHGRPPGTVMVIEPEVAVVEDMPDLERWDFLSDMHYTKPESAFMLARALGVLPERFLLVGCQPQETDVLEVGLSHVVSEAVDVAVTEVCRILDEVRAEVA
- a CDS encoding MoxR family ATPase — translated: MVATGLHIPSVEEAANMLRRGGYLADAATATTVYLAARLRKPLLLEGPAGTGKTELALALAQATGARLIRLQCYEGLDETKVLYEWNYRKQLLGLQAATANGEDGGSPLDDVFSEPFLLSRPVLDAIRSSEPVVLLIDEVDRIEMETEALLLEVLSDFQVTIPELGLITAHSQPLTILTSNATRELSEALKRRCLYQWMDYPTPDRERAIVLSRVPGITETLAQQVVRTVQAIRGLELKKAPSIAETLDWAATLVDLGLTPADRDALERTGGTLLKHRSDQATVLRELDEGSGG
- a CDS encoding VWA domain-containing protein; this translates as MAETRTAGLGEHVVAFARELRAAGIAVSAPEISDALVALPAVPLEHREVVRAALAAVLCKEPALRPRFDRIFDLYFPMRSPRQGRAESRRRGGGDPSQELTEALRSGDRERLREMAQERVEEHGDESDANLSEDAAVFRALRGLNLDAIMQQLYDDEVSGQGLTALERRAITEDIGDRMEAFRDMLTDEIFSDMLGVLSPEELAGRNRRPPPDEIDFLWASQSDVERMRTALAPLARKLTQSLSHRRRRARRGRLDMRRTIRSSLSTGGVLVEPRFRRPIAGKPEIVLLCDISGSMRAFAKFTLELTYGLATQFQRVRTFVFVDAVDEVTSMLQTAGSFPAALARVEAEAEVVTTDGQSWYGNCMEQFWQRVGREIAPRTTVLVVGDARGNFRSTGVEYLQRVADRARSLYWLNPEPRAHWDTGDSVMSQFAPACDEVVEVRTLAQLEAFVARAL
- the hypE gene encoding hydrogenase expression/formation protein HypE, which gives rise to MTDQAAAPGVPPDDDGARSADWAEEALREHEEFHELAPHAPGEAHLSREEQVHQKIERARARKARIKEERITMSHGAGGKATQTLIDALFLESFRNPTLERMEDQAMLDVGGTRLAFTTDSFVVSPLFFPGGNIGDLAVNGTVNDLAVSGARPLSLSAGFILEEGFPIADLRRIVETMATAAAAAGVQIVTGDTKVVPRGKGDGCYINTSGIGLLERDLNLSAASAQPGDTIIVSGPIGEHGVTVMLARGELEIESDVVSDTAPLHELIDRLLDATTGVRCMRDATRGGVATVLNEIAQASQIAAVLDEGKVPMRPDVFGATEILGIDALYVACEGRMVLVIDGAEADAALEALHAHPLGKGAAVIGSISDDPPGLVLLKTTFGGTRIVDVLVGDPLPRIC
- the hypD gene encoding hydrogenase formation protein HypD, which translates into the protein MKFVDEYRDADIAKRLSKEIAELAGSREYKFMEVCGGHTHTIYRHGLEDYLPENVSLIHGPGCPVCVIPMGRVDDAIAIAESDDVIMTSFGDMMRVPGGRGSFFDSNAAGADIRMVYSPLDALKIARNNPDKRVVFMAIGFETTAPSTAATVLRAAAEGLENFSIFCNHVTIIPAIKAILDSPDLRLDGFIGPGHVSTVIGCRPYEFIARDYGKPIVTSGFEPLDILQGVYMILKQLQEGRSEVENQYSRVVPWDGNRAALKVIGQTMELRPYFEWRGLGFISQSAMQVREEYAAFDAERVFDVPGVRVADPKACQCGEVLKGVLKPWECKVFGTACTPETPIGTCMVSSEGACAAYYNFGRFTRERVREATGT
- a CDS encoding SIS domain-containing protein is translated as MANDTPGGFESLYPFLYADASNVDAVLTEARRSTAEKAAEIVALREEVFELHADRLVDCAEAMAASFVAGRKLFAFGNGGSSTDAQDVVNTFLHPGPPDRPLPALSLTGDIAVLTALSNDVSFDVVYARQIAAFGRPGDIAVGLSTSGGSTNVLRAFDEASRRGLISVGLAGYDGGQMAEADNIDFLFVVPSTSVHRIQEAQTTLYHVLWELTQTALEGLGATP
- a CDS encoding SIS domain-containing protein, producing MSQQSTAAVRSAVDAARARRRAPGEAVAADAERVARACHAMAERFHRGGKLVGFGNGGTTSDAQHVAVEFVHPVLVGKRALPGISLTSDVATITGVANREGFAEVFAHQLRYLANPDDIALGVSSDGHCANVLRGFQVAKERGMLTVALAGGDGGAIAADAAVDHVLIAHSDDPRIIKEVHVTLYHVLWELVHVFFEQPGVLSPEVLR